A part of Miscanthus floridulus cultivar M001 chromosome 6, ASM1932011v1, whole genome shotgun sequence genomic DNA contains:
- the LOC136457659 gene encoding dol-P-Man:Man(5)GlcNAc(2)-PP-Dol alpha-1,3-mannosyltransferase isoform X1, with amino-acid sequence MARAEKRRTASTAAAAAETETEMPIRSTGHRRALYFAAFLVLADAALVALIVAFVPYTKIDWDAYMSQVDAFLEGERDYTKIEGDTGPLVYPAGFLYVYSAIKFLTGGHVFPAQILFGVLYIVNLSLVLLLYVKTEVLPWWALGLLCLSKRVHSIFVLRLFNDCFAMTLLHAAMVLIIYHKWYLGLVVFSGAVSVKMNVLLFAPSLLLLMVKVHITTAPCLYLFILPTVTLTKLFLQAMSIKGVFFALLGAAVVQVLLGMPFLLSHPVDYISRAFNLGRVFIHFWSVNFKFVPEKVFVSKELAIALLILHLTTLMIFAHYKWLKHEGGLFGFLHSRFKDSKSIKQLVSSQPRPSSLSIEHIVAVMFIGNFIGIVCARSLHYQFYSWYFYSLPFLLWKTRFQTPLRIILFLAVEFCWNIYPSTAYSSLLLLFLHLCILFGIWFSPAEYPYIHQ; translated from the exons ATGGCGCGGGCGGAGAAGAGGCGCACCgcgagcacggcggcggcggcggcggagacggagacggagatgcCAATCAGGTCGACGGGCCACCGGAGGGCGCTCTACTTCGCGGCCTTCCTGgtgctcgccgacgccgcgctcgTCGCCCTCATCGTCGCCTTCGTCCCGT ATACCAAGATCGACTGGGACGCCTACATGTCTCAG GTGGACGCTTTTCTCGAGGGGGAGAGGGACTACACCAAGATCGAGGGAGACACAGGGCCATTGGTCTACCCGGCTGGCTTCCTCTACGTCTACTCCGCCATTAAGTTCCTTACCGGCGGCCATGTCTTTCCTGCTCAG ATTTTGTTCGGCGTCTTGTACATTGTCAATTTGAGCCTCGTGCTTCTGCTTTACGTCAAGACTGAAGTG CTTCCATGGTGGGCTTTAGGTTTGCTTTGTTTGTCCAAGAGGGTTCACTCCATATTTGTTCTCCGCCTTTTCAATGACTGCTTTGCCATGACATTGCTCCACGCTGCTATGGTTTTGATCATTTATCACAAGTGGTACCTTGGTCTAGTAGTTTTCAG TGGAGCTGTCTCAGTTAAGATGAATGTCCTTCTTTTCGCTCCTTCTTTGCTTCTACTGATGGTCAAGGTACACATTACAACAGCACCATGCTTATATCTTTTTATCCTTCCAACTGTTACCCTTACTAAGTTGTTTCTACAGGCCATGAGCATCAAAGGAGTCTTCTTTGCCTTGTTGGGAGCTGCTGTCGTACAG GTTTTGTTGGGTATGCCATTCTTGCTGTCACATCCAGTTGATTACATCTCAAGAGCATTCAATCTCGGCCGTGTGTTTATCCATTTCTG GTCTGTGAACTTTAAATTCGTCCCAGAGAAGGTGTTTGTATCGAAAGAGCTTGCTATTGCATTGTTGATTCTTCACCTCACCACCCTTATGATATTTGCACACTACAAGTGGTTAAA GCACGAAGGAGGCCTATTCGGTTTCTTGCATTCCAGATTTAAAGATTCTAAATCAATCAAACAGCTTGTTTCCAGCCAGCCTAGACCATCCAGTCTCAGCATAGAAC ATATTGTAGCTGTTATGTTTATTGGCAACTTCATTGGCATTGTGTGTGCCCGATCATTACACTACCAATTCTATTCCTG GTACTTCTATTCCTTGCCTTTTCTATTGTGGAAAACACGTTTTCAGACACCTTTGAG GATCATTCTATTTCTCGCCGTGGAGTTCTGCTGGAATATTTACCCTTCTACTGCCTATTCATCACTCCTTTTGCTATTTTTGCACTTGTGCATTTTGTTTGGTATATGGTTTTCACCTGCTGAATACCCCTATATTCATCAATAA
- the LOC136457659 gene encoding dol-P-Man:Man(5)GlcNAc(2)-PP-Dol alpha-1,3-mannosyltransferase isoform X2, with protein sequence MARAEKRRTASTAAAAAETETEMPIRSTGHRRALYFAAFLVLADAALVALIVAFVPYTKIDWDAYMSQVDAFLEGERDYTKIEGDTGPLVYPAGFLYVYSAIKFLTGGHVFPAQILFGVLYIVNLSLVLLLYVKTEVLPWWALGLLCLSKRVHSIFVLRLFNDCFAMTLLHAAMVLIIYHKWYLGLVVFSGAVSVKMNVLLFAPSLLLLMVKAMSIKGVFFALLGAAVVQVLLGMPFLLSHPVDYISRAFNLGRVFIHFWSVNFKFVPEKVFVSKELAIALLILHLTTLMIFAHYKWLKHEGGLFGFLHSRFKDSKSIKQLVSSQPRPSSLSIEHIVAVMFIGNFIGIVCARSLHYQFYSWYFYSLPFLLWKTRFQTPLRIILFLAVEFCWNIYPSTAYSSLLLLFLHLCILFGIWFSPAEYPYIHQ encoded by the exons ATGGCGCGGGCGGAGAAGAGGCGCACCgcgagcacggcggcggcggcggcggagacggagacggagatgcCAATCAGGTCGACGGGCCACCGGAGGGCGCTCTACTTCGCGGCCTTCCTGgtgctcgccgacgccgcgctcgTCGCCCTCATCGTCGCCTTCGTCCCGT ATACCAAGATCGACTGGGACGCCTACATGTCTCAG GTGGACGCTTTTCTCGAGGGGGAGAGGGACTACACCAAGATCGAGGGAGACACAGGGCCATTGGTCTACCCGGCTGGCTTCCTCTACGTCTACTCCGCCATTAAGTTCCTTACCGGCGGCCATGTCTTTCCTGCTCAG ATTTTGTTCGGCGTCTTGTACATTGTCAATTTGAGCCTCGTGCTTCTGCTTTACGTCAAGACTGAAGTG CTTCCATGGTGGGCTTTAGGTTTGCTTTGTTTGTCCAAGAGGGTTCACTCCATATTTGTTCTCCGCCTTTTCAATGACTGCTTTGCCATGACATTGCTCCACGCTGCTATGGTTTTGATCATTTATCACAAGTGGTACCTTGGTCTAGTAGTTTTCAG TGGAGCTGTCTCAGTTAAGATGAATGTCCTTCTTTTCGCTCCTTCTTTGCTTCTACTGATGGTCAAG GCCATGAGCATCAAAGGAGTCTTCTTTGCCTTGTTGGGAGCTGCTGTCGTACAG GTTTTGTTGGGTATGCCATTCTTGCTGTCACATCCAGTTGATTACATCTCAAGAGCATTCAATCTCGGCCGTGTGTTTATCCATTTCTG GTCTGTGAACTTTAAATTCGTCCCAGAGAAGGTGTTTGTATCGAAAGAGCTTGCTATTGCATTGTTGATTCTTCACCTCACCACCCTTATGATATTTGCACACTACAAGTGGTTAAA GCACGAAGGAGGCCTATTCGGTTTCTTGCATTCCAGATTTAAAGATTCTAAATCAATCAAACAGCTTGTTTCCAGCCAGCCTAGACCATCCAGTCTCAGCATAGAAC ATATTGTAGCTGTTATGTTTATTGGCAACTTCATTGGCATTGTGTGTGCCCGATCATTACACTACCAATTCTATTCCTG GTACTTCTATTCCTTGCCTTTTCTATTGTGGAAAACACGTTTTCAGACACCTTTGAG GATCATTCTATTTCTCGCCGTGGAGTTCTGCTGGAATATTTACCCTTCTACTGCCTATTCATCACTCCTTTTGCTATTTTTGCACTTGTGCATTTTGTTTGGTATATGGTTTTCACCTGCTGAATACCCCTATATTCATCAATAA